The following proteins come from a genomic window of Triticum aestivum cultivar Chinese Spring chromosome 6A, IWGSC CS RefSeq v2.1, whole genome shotgun sequence:
- the LOC123128404 gene encoding chaperone protein dnaJ 16, which yields MAGPKFGSFKSENKGDSAASAAGAAAQRRDPYEVLGVGRNATEQEIKSAFRRMALKYHPDKNADDPVASEKFQEATFSYNILSDPEKRRQYDSSGFEAIEADSHELELDLSSLNTVNTMFAALFSKLGVPIKTTVSATVLEEALNGSVEIAQLHLGKSVCRKVEKQSAHFYSVDITEEEAKLGLVCRVRSTAKSKFKLLYFEPEENGGLSLALQEDSGKTGKVTSAGMFFLGFPVYRFEHNNSAAAAKDPDSAFFKRLDGFQPCEVNELKEGTHYFAVYGDNFFKSATYTLEVVCAEPFSTEKEKLRSVEAKILAKRSELSKFESEYREVLAKFTEMTSRYAQEMQTIDELLNERNAIHASYTNSPTLKRSSSDSKGKTSSKGSKSDDDQSVRKEKKSKSPMTMEASVSDEEGPNKKEKKPKERLRRKRWFNIHHLKVDKRRPC from the exons ATGGCGGGCCCCAAGTTTGGGTCGTTCAAGTCGGAGAACAAGGGGGACTCGGccgcgtcggcggccggcgccgcggCGCAGAGGAGGGACCCGTACGAGGTGCTGGGGGTGGGGCGCAATGCCACGGAGCAGGAGATCAAGAGCGCCTTCCGCCGCATGGCCCTCAA GTACCATCCAGATAAGAATGCAGACGACCCGGTTGCCTCTGAGAAGTTCCAAGAAGCCACATTCTCTTACAACATCCTCTCAGATCCTGAAAAAAGGCGGCAGTATGATTCCTCTGGATTCGAG GCCATCGAAGCAGATAGTCATGAATTAGAGCTGGACCTATCAAGTCTCAACACTGTAAATACAATGTTTGCTGCTCTGTTTAG CAAGCTAGGAGTACCAATCAAAACCACAGTTTCGGCAACAGTTTTAGAGGAGGCATTGAATGGCTCGGTGGAGATTGCTCAGCTTCATCTGGGCAAATCCGTATGCAGGAAG GTGGAAAAACAATCAGCTCATTTTTATTCAGTGGACATAACGGAAGAAGAAGCCAAATTGGGGTTAGTGTGTAGGGTTCGTTCAACTGCTAAAAGTAAATTCAAG TTGCTTTATTTTGAACCTGAAGAAAACGGTGGGTTAAGCCTTGCTTTACAG GAAGATAGTGGAAAGACCGGGAAAGTTACTTCTGCTGGGATGTTCTTTCTTGGCTTTCCTGTGTACCGTTTTGAACATAATAATTCA GCTGCTGCTGCAAAAGATCCCGATAGTGCATTCTTTAAGAGATTGGATGGTTTTCAACCATGCGAAGTTAATGAACTGAAAGAAGGGACCCATTATTTTGCTGTTTATG GTGATAATTTCTTCAAAAGTGCAACCTATACCTTAGAGGTTGTATGTGCTGAACCCTTTTCCACCGAAAAGGAGAAGCTACGAAGCGTGGAGGCAAAGATACTTGCAAAACGGTCCGAGCTGTCTAAATTTGAGTCAGAGTATAGAGAG GTTTTAGCAAAGTTCACCGAAATGACCAGCAGATATGCTCAAGAAATGCAAACG ATCGATGAGCTTCTCAACGAAAGGAATGCCATTCATGCATCCTACACCAACAGCCCAACTCTAAAGCGGAGTTCCAGTGACAGCAAAGGGAAAACATCCTCTAAAGGGTCCAAAAGTGACGATGACCAAAGTGTAAGAAAAGAGAAGAAATCTAAGAGTCCGATGACGATGGAGGCATCAGTGAGCGATGAAGAGGGCcctaataaaaaagaaaagaaacctaaAGAGCGTCTTCGCAGGAAGAGATGGTTCAACATCCATCATTTGAAAGTGGACAAAAGAAGACCCTGCTGA